A genomic window from Spiroplasma helicoides includes:
- a CDS encoding lipoprotein yields the protein MKKLLSLLAATGLVATSGSVAVACNKKAVDTASTASTDLSTIKGADLTVKPSDNTEAAAKTAVLAQIKTKLKLTIDVKESTDVVFSAFSAATSAKTGSIVATAADASKVLTPKKTATFALTYVAPAGKKDLSTITTKELGEFSGVGDKPTVGEVVKQVNAKNEGLNLSVDDVDMTKPSDKELTASATLTAKSNSTKFEKAVTVTYTYTKSAGETTKPVISVKNGSVAVSGAVDVIVGTPVTLTIEVANKSGQTLPTVTVPEANSAALEASAVTEQGDNFQVTLTAKGKVDVSGIKVAVAYEGAESVEVTVNVKKQATQGATPEISLSKNSVDIKLVSGSSQTATNVAITITNPAGSTKPTAALVTGGDSENLTLGQITGDNSPYTLPLTPVKAKDGVQVKISYAGAQDVTLTVNVKSADQ from the coding sequence ATGAAGAAACTTTTAAGTTTATTAGCAGCTACAGGATTAGTTGCTACAAGTGGAAGTGTTGCAGTTGCATGTAACAAAAAAGCTGTTGATACTGCAAGTACAGCATCAACAGATTTATCAACAATTAAAGGAGCTGACTTAACTGTTAAACCAAGTGATAATACTGAAGCAGCAGCAAAAACAGCAGTTCTTGCTCAAATTAAAACAAAATTAAAATTAACTATTGATGTAAAAGAATCAACAGATGTTGTATTTAGTGCATTTAGTGCAGCTACATCAGCAAAAACAGGAAGCATTGTTGCAACAGCAGCTGACGCAAGTAAAGTACTTACACCTAAAAAAACAGCTACATTTGCATTAACATATGTTGCACCAGCAGGTAAAAAAGATTTAAGTACTATAACAACTAAGGAATTAGGAGAATTTTCAGGAGTTGGTGACAAACCAACAGTTGGTGAAGTTGTAAAACAAGTAAATGCTAAAAATGAAGGATTAAACTTATCAGTAGATGATGTTGATATGACAAAACCAAGTGATAAAGAACTTACAGCTTCAGCTACTTTAACAGCAAAATCAAATTCAACTAAATTTGAAAAAGCTGTTACTGTAACTTATACATATACTAAAAGTGCAGGAGAAACTACAAAACCTGTAATTAGTGTTAAAAATGGAAGTGTTGCAGTTAGTGGTGCAGTTGATGTTATTGTTGGTACACCTGTAACTTTAACAATTGAAGTTGCAAATAAAAGTGGACAAACATTACCAACTGTAACTGTGCCTGAAGCAAATAGTGCTGCTTTAGAAGCAAGTGCAGTTACAGAACAAGGAGATAATTTCCAAGTAACATTAACAGCAAAAGGAAAAGTTGATGTAAGTGGAATTAAAGTAGCGGTTGCATATGAAGGAGCAGAATCAGTTGAAGTAACTGTAAATGTTAAAAAACAAGCAACTCAAGGAGCAACACCAGAAATTTCATTGTCAAAAAATAGTGTTGATATTAAATTAGTAAGTGGGAGCTCTCAAACAGCCACTAATGTTGCAATTACTATTACTAATCCAGCTGGAAGCACAAAACCAACAGCAGCTCTTGTTACTGGTGGAGATAGTGAAAACCTAACTTTGGGGCAAATAACAGGTGATAATTCACCATACACATTGCCATTGACACCAGTTAAAGCAAAAGATGGAGTACAAGTTAAAATTTCATATGCTGGAGCACAAGATGTTACTTTAACAGTTAATGTAAAATCAGCAGATCAATAA